In Planctomycetia bacterium, a single window of DNA contains:
- a CDS encoding ATP-binding protein, whose translation YIAVSRRWLADYHLDEEVVVGRSHYDVFPNIPERWRAIHARALAGQVERCDSDVWRPAGWDEDQHLRWEVRPWYDAEDRVGGILMFNEDVTALKRIEGSLQTALEKAERANRTKSEFLANMSHEIRTPMTAILGYSDLLLDDLDLAQDETRRSDALRTIRRNGEHLLSIINEILDLSKIEVGMMKVESINCSPQQLVDDLLLMMRPRAAAKGIALAASFEGLLPRHIQSDPTRLRQILVNLVGNAVKFTSAGSVELVTRFRAEPKPRLEFDVIDTGPGIPQDQIEQLFCPFTQGDASTTRKYGGTGLGLAISKRLAELLDGDVEVVESVVDHGSRFRLTVSHGVSADTPLVAPTLLEDQEGASAPRRSTAVAPLAGCRVLLAEDGVDNQRLISHLLRRAAASVEVVENGQTALEAMRIEQREGRRIDIVLMDMQMPILDGYEATKQLRAEGYTGAIIALTAHAMADDRGKCLAAGCSEYLTKPVDRRKLVAMLLQFYQQPILEPEDAQLRFATTASG comes from the coding sequence ATTACATCGCCGTCAGTCGGCGCTGGCTGGCGGACTACCACCTCGACGAAGAAGTCGTCGTCGGTCGCAGTCACTACGACGTATTTCCCAATATTCCGGAACGCTGGCGGGCTATTCACGCGCGCGCGTTGGCCGGTCAGGTTGAGCGCTGCGACAGCGACGTGTGGCGACCAGCGGGCTGGGACGAGGATCAACACTTACGGTGGGAAGTGCGTCCCTGGTACGACGCGGAAGACCGCGTCGGTGGCATCTTGATGTTCAACGAGGACGTCACGGCGCTCAAACGCATCGAGGGATCGCTCCAGACAGCTCTCGAAAAGGCCGAACGGGCCAACCGCACGAAGAGCGAATTCCTCGCGAACATGAGTCACGAGATTCGCACCCCGATGACGGCGATCCTGGGCTACTCCGACCTGCTATTGGACGACCTCGACCTGGCGCAGGACGAAACTCGCCGCTCCGACGCGCTGCGTACGATTCGTCGCAATGGCGAGCATCTGCTGAGCATCATCAACGAGATTCTCGATCTCTCCAAGATCGAAGTCGGGATGATGAAAGTCGAGTCGATCAATTGCTCGCCGCAACAGCTTGTCGACGACCTGCTGTTGATGATGCGCCCTCGCGCCGCGGCGAAGGGGATTGCGCTCGCAGCGTCGTTCGAGGGGCTGTTGCCGCGGCACATTCAATCCGACCCCACGCGGCTGCGGCAGATTCTGGTGAACCTGGTGGGCAACGCCGTCAAATTCACGTCCGCAGGATCGGTGGAACTCGTCACGCGATTCCGGGCAGAGCCCAAGCCGCGTCTGGAATTTGACGTGATCGATACCGGTCCGGGCATTCCGCAGGATCAAATCGAACAACTGTTCTGCCCGTTTACGCAGGGGGACGCCTCGACGACGCGCAAGTATGGAGGCACCGGGCTTGGACTGGCGATCAGCAAGCGGCTCGCCGAATTGCTGGACGGCGACGTCGAAGTCGTCGAATCCGTCGTCGATCACGGTTCGCGCTTCCGGTTAACGGTGTCGCACGGCGTATCTGCCGATACGCCGCTCGTGGCGCCGACTTTGTTGGAGGATCAAGAGGGCGCGAGCGCACCGCGGCGCTCGACGGCCGTCGCGCCGCTAGCAGGGTGCAGAGTGCTGTTGGCCGAAGACGGCGTGGACAATCAACGACTGATCAGCCACCTGCTGCGCCGCGCCGCGGCCAGCGTGGAAGTTGTGGAGAACGGCCAAACGGCCCTGGAAGCGATGCGCATCGAGCAGCGCGAAGGGCGTCGCATCGACATCGTGCTGATGGACATGCAGATGCCGATCCTGGACGGTTACGAGGCGACGAAGCAACTCCGCGCCGAGGGCTACACCGGCGCGATTATTGCGCTGACGGCGCACGCCATGGCGGACGATCGCGGCAAGTGCCTCGCGGCGGGCTGCAGCGAGTATCTCACCAAACCGGTAGATCGCCGCAAGCTGGTAGCGATGTTGTTGCAGTTCTACCAGCAGCCCATTCTGGAACCCGAGGACGCGCAACTGCGGTTTGCGACGACGGCGTCCGGCTGA